In Pikeienuella piscinae, the sequence GTTACGCAGGTGGTCAAGCGTCAGAAACTCCAGCACCGACATGGATTTGTCGCGCAGCTCGGCGGCGCCCCCGGTGCGCCCGAGGGCGAGCGCCGGCACCGCGAGATTCTCCAGAACCGTCATCCGCCGGAAGGCGCGGGTCACCTGAAAGGTCCGTCCCAGACCCGCGCGCGCCACCTCGAATGGCTGCAACTGATCGATCCGCTGGTCATTGAGATAGACCGTGCCGGAATTTGGCGTCACCGCGCCGTCAAGCACATTGGTCAGGGTCGTCTTGCCGGCCCCGTTCGGGCCGATGAGGCCGATCAGCTCCGGCCCGTTCACCTCGAAGCTGACGCCCTTGAGAACATGCAAGCCGCCGAAGCGTTTGTGGAGATTACTGACCTTGAGATGGATCATGACGCGCCCTCCCCCGCCCCACCCGACTGGCGACGGGCCACCGTCTCCGCCGCCACATGGCCGCGGGTGAAGCGGGTGATCAGCGGCGCGATCAGCCCGTTGCGGAAAAAGCGCAGCGTGATCATCAGGAGTATGCCGAAGAAGACCAGCCGCCAGACCGTCATGTCGATCACATAGCCGCCGATTTCGATATTACTCCGCAGCATCTCCAACGCGACCTGAAGGATGATCGCGCCGATCGCGGCGGCGACGAAATTCTCCAACCCCCCGATCACCGCCATCGCCACCACCAGGCTGGTCTGCAGCAGGAACAGCATGTTCGGCGTGACGATGCCGACATAATGCGCCTGAACCGCGCCGGCCGACGCCGCCATCGCGGTGGTGATGGTGAATACCAGCACCTTGTAGCGCGTGGTGTTGACGCCGAGCGCCGCCGCCGCGTCCGTATCCTCGCGAAGCGCGCGGATGAAAAGGCCGAATTTAGACCGCGCGAGCCAGGCCATGATCGCGAGACAGGCGAGCAGAAGCCCGAGCATGATGAAATAGGGGGGGATCTTGTCGGTCGGCCCGAAATGACGGCCGAACACGGTCAGCCCGTGCTCGAAAAGCGGCGGCAGCTCCATCCCCGCCTGCCCGCGCGTGATATCGATCTCGGCGGAGATCGTCGCCTTGACGATCTCGGAGAACCCGAGCGTGAAAAGCGCGAGATAGGCGGCGCGGAGCCTCAATACGAGAATACCGACGAGAAAGCCGAAGAGCCCACCCAACAATGTGCCTAGCACGATGCCGAGCGCGACCGGCATTCGCGTGACCTGAACCGTATCGCCCCAGCCCGCCATCGCCTGGCGCAGGCAGTCCTGCGTAAGCGTCGTCGAGGTGACGCCGATCGGATCGACCACAACCAGCCATGTCGAGCCGATCTGAATCTCGGCGCAGAGCCCGGTAGGTTCCGGCGAGAGGTAGAAATAGTGGCAGAAGAGCGCCGTCGTGTAGGCGCCGATCCCCATGAACGCCATGTGGCCGAAGGAAAACTGCCCGGCGTAGCCCGACAGCATCGACCAGCTCGACGCAAGGATCGCGTAGAAGAACGCCGTGATCATCACGTGCATCAGATAAGCGTTGTCGGGCCCGTCGAAGATGAAGGGGAAGGCGAACAAAAGCGCCAGAAGCGCCCCGCCCGCGATCAGTGGTATACGGCTTGGGGCGTCACTGCGCACCATGGGCGCCTCCCGCGAAACGGCGGCCGAAGAGGCCTGTGGGACGAAGGAGAAGCGTGAGCGTCAGCACGATCATCCCGTAGGCGGGGATGTAGGATGCGGCCTTTTGCGGGTCCGGCACGCAGCCCGTTCCGGCCGCCTCCACCAGCCCGACGAGAATCCCGCCGAGGAACGCGCCGGGGAGCGAGCCGAGCCCGCCGAGCACGACGATGACGAAGGAGCGCATCGCCGGAATGTTGCCGACCTGCGGCAGCCATGAAAAGGCCTGCACCAGCAGCGCGCCGGCGAGCGCCGCGATCATGCCGCCGAGCGCGAAGGCGAGCATGTTCATCCGGTCCGGGTTGATTCCGGCGATGGCCGCCGCCTCCCGGTCCTGGCTCACCGCGCGAAGCGCGCGCCCGGTCCACGTGCGATGCAGGAGAAAC encodes:
- a CDS encoding branched-chain amino acid ABC transporter permease, coding for MVRSDAPSRIPLIAGGALLALLFAFPFIFDGPDNAYLMHVMITAFFYAILASSWSMLSGYAGQFSFGHMAFMGIGAYTTALFCHYFYLSPEPTGLCAEIQIGSTWLVVVDPIGVTSTTLTQDCLRQAMAGWGDTVQVTRMPVALGIVLGTLLGGLFGFLVGILVLRLRAAYLALFTLGFSEIVKATISAEIDITRGQAGMELPPLFEHGLTVFGRHFGPTDKIPPYFIMLGLLLACLAIMAWLARSKFGLFIRALREDTDAAAALGVNTTRYKVLVFTITTAMAASAGAVQAHYVGIVTPNMLFLLQTSLVVAMAVIGGLENFVAAAIGAIILQVALEMLRSNIEIGGYVIDMTVWRLVFFGILLMITLRFFRNGLIAPLITRFTRGHVAAETVARRQSGGAGEGAS
- a CDS encoding ABC transporter ATP-binding protein, with translation MIHLKVSNLHKRFGGLHVLKGVSFEVNGPELIGLIGPNGAGKTTLTNVLDGAVTPNSGTVYLNDQRIDQLQPFEVARAGLGRTFQVTRAFRRMTVLENLAVPALALGRTGGAAELRDKSMSVLEFLTLDHLRNEYAQALSGGQQKLLELGRLLMLDPDVVILDEPFAGVHPKLMEIIYAYIRRVNEAGKAIIIISHQMDAVFALSERLLVLNFGDMIADGPPDEVKRDPAVIEAYLGVDEEEDA